The genomic DNA AGGTTGAACACGAAGGGCGGGTTGCGGCGCAGGGCGGCGATCGACTCGCGCAGCCCCTTCGGCGGCCGGCGCATGAACTCCTTCCGTTCGCGGGTCCCGAAGAACACCAGCCACAGGGGCAGGACGCAAAAGGCGCCGATCACCGCGCCCATCGCCAAAATCCGCCCCGCGTTTTCGGGGCGGAAGGTTCCGACGATCATCAGCGGTACGGTGAAGGCGATCAGGCTGCCGAGGATGGAGAAGAAGGCACGGGTCGACATCAGCGCGGTGCGCTCGTCGTAATCCGCGGTGAGTTCGGGGGTCAGGGCAATGAAGGGGATGTAGGCGAAGGTCGCCGCCAGTTCGTAGACAAGGTACATCAGCGAGAAATACGCGCCCAGCCAAAGCGGATCGGCGATCGGCGGCCGCCACCACATCAGGGCGAAGGCCGCCATCAGCGGGACGGCGCCGAAGAGCAGGAACGGGCGCCTCCTTCCCCAGCGGGAACGGGTGCGGTCGGAGAGGTAGCCGACGATCGGGTCGTTGATGTAATCCCAGGTGCCGCCGACGAAGATCGCCAGGGCGGCGACCGCAGCCGGGACTCCGACCACGTCGGTCAGGTAGATGGCGAAGAACGCGCCGACGATGGTGCTGGTCAGGCTGAAGGAAAGGTCGCCCGACCCGTAGATCCACTTTTCGCGCAAGGTGAGTTTGGGGGGCATGCCGGTGGAAACCTCAAATCAGGATGGAATGGCGGTTCCGGACATTCCGCCAATTATATGCGAAACGCCTCCGGATCTCGGTTTCCCCTTACCCCCGCTCCTGGCATAGCGCCGCTTCCCCCGCGCCGGGAAGGCGGGCGTGAGGGCAGGCGCCACGGCGAGGCCGGCATGACGATCGCTGGCGGAGCAGTGAAGAATAATTGGCTCTCCTCAGCCCTTCGTCCTTTCTCTTTCTTTATTCCAAATCCTCAATCCCGCCCCGGCTTCGCCGTGTGGGTCCGGTGTGACGGAGGATAGGGGTGAAGAGGGAAAGCGCGGTACTTCTTTTCAATAGTAAACCCGCTGAGCAGACACGATGATGTTTACCGTTGCGCCGCCGGTGTTCTTCACTTCGCCGGATTTGCGGCCACGACCTTGTCGCGGCCTTCGGCCTTGGCTTGATACAGCGCCGCGTCCGCCGCGCGCAACAGGATCTCCCCGGAAGGTTCGCATTCCGGGATCGCCGAGACGCCGAGCGAGAGCGTGATTCCCGAAAGCGTTTTCCCGCCGATCTGGACGGCCATAGTCTTGATTCCCGTGCGGATCCCCTCGGCGCGCAACAAGGCGATCCCCAGCGCGGCGTCGGGCAGGACGATCACGAACTCCTCGCCGCCGTAGCGGCAAGCGATATCCTCGTAGCGCACCTGGGCGGCGAGGAACGCGCCCAGCCGGCGCAGGACGGCATCGCCGGCTTCATGGCCGTATTGGTCGTTGAAGGATTTGAAATGGTCGATATCCAGGAAGATCAGGCTGAGCGGCGCCTGTTCGCGGACCGCGCGGTGGATCTCGCGTTCGAGGGTTTCCTCGAGGTAGCGCCGGTTGAAGAGCCCGGTCAGGCCGTCGCGGATCGATTGGTTGCGCAGGGTTTCGCGCAGTTTTAGGTTGGCGACGGCAAGGGCGATATGCTCGCCGACCGTCTTGGCCAGCGCGAGCACCCGGGTTTGCCCCTCCCCGCCGGGGACGGAATCCTCCGCTTCGCCTTTCCGGCTTTGCAGGTGCAACAGGCCGAGCACCTCGCGCTGAGCGAAGAGCGGGATGCACATGTATTGCGACACCGCGGCCGAATCGACGTGGTGGCAGCGCATCCCGGTGGAGAATTCATCCATCCACAGCACCTGCTCCCGGCGCAAAGCCCAGCACTGGGCGGCGGCGCAGGCGGGTACGTTGCGGCCCAGTTCGATTCCGCCCCAGGCGGCCGCCGGTTCAAGGGCCGTCCGTGAATCGTTCATCAGGAAGAGCACCCCGTGGTTGAACGGAAGCAAGCGGGGCGTGTAATAGCCGATGATGGCGTAGGTATCCTCCAGCGCTTGGCAAGCCTGGAGAAACTCGCCCATTTCGGTCAGCAGGGCCATGTCGGAGGCATGGTGCTGCTGTTTTTCAAGCGCCAGAATCAGCTCGTCGGTGGATTCCCGCAGAGCCTTTTCCGCCTGGCGGGATTTTTCGCGCTCGCGCAACAGCGTA from Anaerolineales bacterium includes the following:
- a CDS encoding MFS transporter produces the protein MPPKLTLREKWIYGSGDLSFSLTSTIVGAFFAIYLTDVVGVPAAVAALAIFVGGTWDYINDPIVGYLSDRTRSRWGRRRPFLLFGAVPLMAAFALMWWRPPIADPLWLGAYFSLMYLVYELAATFAYIPFIALTPELTADYDERTALMSTRAFFSILGSLIAFTVPLMIVGTFRPENAGRILAMGAVIGAFCVLPLWLVFFGTRERKEFMRRPPKGLRESIAALRRNPPFVFNLVIYLFTWVTVAIIQLIMLYYIKHVVRQEANNDLIMATIFIVAMAALPLWEWISRRLNKRWAYILGTAFLAAVLLALSALDPSIRLPMILAICVLAGIGVSAAHIVPWSMLPDAIEYGELQSGERHEGMYYSLISLAQKIAVSIALPLALLVLDRSGYVPGNAAQPESAVNGIRLIAGPIPAVLLGLGILFAVFYPLGRENYTEIARTLEARRAKADPAGPPEAADD
- a CDS encoding diguanylate cyclase; the protein is MTTVPSNGSPIKSDIAGELWLGISPFLGAAQILLTAIYLAAGGGKAFWPQILLLFVFQTLANTLITLRTRTLREIYPWMILFAGFNWTMSSFIVGFAGGYPSLFWMMFILGAIHSGLFLGRPGILVNGFIASTALSLPVLIQGGMTAGAAVGIGLELLFLLIIGFITEKTAYTLLREREKSRQAEKALRESTDELILALEKQQHHASDMALLTEMGEFLQACQALEDTYAIIGYYTPRLLPFNHGVLFLMNDSRTALEPAAAWGGIELGRNVPACAAAQCWALRREQVLWMDEFSTGMRCHHVDSAAVSQYMCIPLFAQREVLGLLHLQSRKGEAEDSVPGGEGQTRVLALAKTVGEHIALAVANLKLRETLRNQSIRDGLTGLFNRRYLEETLEREIHRAVREQAPLSLIFLDIDHFKSFNDQYGHEAGDAVLRRLGAFLAAQVRYEDIACRYGGEEFVIVLPDAALGIALLRAEGIRTGIKTMAVQIGGKTLSGITLSLGVSAIPECEPSGEILLRAADAALYQAKAEGRDKVVAANPAK